The Anaerolineae bacterium genome includes a window with the following:
- a CDS encoding ABC transporter ATP-binding protein: protein MRAFWRILSYMRSYLWQESLAFLSMLGIAGAGLIIPAQIGRIVDEGIIAGDRGFLAGGVAIVLGLSVLRGALVFVQGYLTESVSQGIAYDMRNQLYDKLQRLSFSYYDQVETGQLLARATSDVEMLRRITGRGLLMLANATLTTLGTAVVLVAMNPLLALISLAATPLMVWVVQRYAREIRPLTLQAQNRLALLTSRLEQNLKGLAVVRAFAQEQAEMRRFEEENARLFSDNVSVVRLSASRQPQIRFLVDVSTVLLLWAGGRLVIGGALTLGALVAFNAYLLNMIQPLRRFGWLTSMISSSVAGAERVFEILDVPEEVQNAPDAQPLPPIEGRVRFENVSFGYLRDRPVLQDVSFTIEPGSVVALLGPTGSGKTTIINLLMRFYDPSAGRVLMDGFDISKVTLESLRRQVGIVLQETMLFGGTVRENIAFGKSDATEEEIERAARLAAAHDFIMELPQGYDTLVGEKGVMLSGGQRQRIAIARAVLKDPRVLILDDATSSVDSETEVLIQEALWRLMPGRTSFIIAQRVSTARRADVILLLDQGRLVDMGTHEELLARSGLYADIYHSQLLPERQGVVNSGEW from the coding sequence ATGAGGGCTTTCTGGCGCATCCTCTCGTACATGCGCTCCTACCTCTGGCAGGAGAGCCTGGCCTTCCTCTCTATGCTCGGTATTGCTGGAGCCGGCCTAATCATCCCCGCCCAGATAGGCAGGATCGTGGACGAGGGCATCATTGCCGGCGACCGGGGCTTCCTGGCCGGTGGGGTGGCCATCGTGCTTGGGCTGAGCGTCTTGCGCGGGGCCCTGGTCTTCGTGCAGGGGTACCTGACGGAAAGCGTCTCTCAAGGCATCGCCTATGACATGCGCAACCAGCTTTATGACAAGCTGCAGCGCCTGTCTTTCAGCTACTACGATCAGGTAGAGACGGGGCAACTGCTGGCTCGGGCCACCAGTGACGTGGAGATGCTGCGGCGCATCACCGGACGGGGCCTTCTCATGCTGGCCAACGCCACTCTCACCACTCTGGGAACGGCGGTGGTGCTGGTGGCCATGAACCCGCTGCTCGCGCTCATCTCCCTGGCGGCGACACCCCTAATGGTGTGGGTGGTGCAGCGCTACGCTCGTGAGATTCGTCCCCTGACCCTGCAGGCTCAGAACCGCCTGGCTCTGCTCACCTCCCGGTTGGAGCAGAACCTCAAGGGACTGGCGGTGGTGCGAGCCTTCGCCCAGGAGCAAGCTGAGATGCGCCGCTTCGAGGAGGAGAACGCGCGGCTGTTCTCCGACAACGTGAGCGTGGTGCGGCTCTCCGCCTCCCGGCAGCCTCAGATCCGCTTCCTGGTGGATGTCTCCACTGTGCTGCTCCTGTGGGCAGGGGGGCGGCTGGTGATCGGTGGTGCTCTCACCCTGGGCGCTCTGGTGGCCTTCAACGCCTACCTCCTGAACATGATCCAACCCCTCCGTCGCTTCGGCTGGCTCACTTCTATGATCAGCTCATCCGTGGCCGGTGCCGAACGCGTTTTTGAGATCCTGGATGTGCCCGAGGAAGTGCAGAACGCCCCCGATGCTCAGCCCCTCCCTCCCATCGAGGGACGGGTGCGCTTCGAGAATGTCTCCTTCGGCTACCTGCGGGACCGGCCGGTGCTGCAGGACGTGTCCTTCACTATCGAGCCGGGCAGCGTGGTGGCCCTCCTCGGCCCCACCGGCAGTGGCAAGACCACCATCATCAACCTTCTCATGCGCTTCTACGACCCGTCCGCAGGGCGGGTCCTCATGGACGGTTTTGACATAAGCAAGGTCACCCTGGAGTCCCTCCGCCGGCAGGTGGGAATTGTCCTACAGGAGACCATGCTGTTCGGGGGGACGGTGCGGGAGAACATTGCCTTCGGGAAGTCGGACGCCACCGAGGAGGAGATCGAGCGAGCGGCGCGGCTGGCAGCGGCACACGACTTCATCATGGAGTTGCCCCAGGGCTACGACACCCTGGTGGGAGAGAAAGGCGTCATGCTCTCCGGCGGCCAGCGCCAGCGCATCGCCATCGCTCGCGCCGTGCTCAAGGACCCGCGGGTGCTCATCCTGGACGATGCCACCTCCAGCGTGGACTCGGAGACGGAGGTGCTCATCCAGGAGGCGCTGTGGCGGCTGATGCCCGGCCGCACCAGCTTCATCATCGCCCAGCGCGTCTCTACCGCCCGTCGGGCCGACGTCATCCTGCTTCTGGACCAGGGCAGGCTGGTGGACATGGGGACTCACGAGGAGCTTCTGGCTCGTTCCGGGCTCTATGCCGACATCTACCACAGCCAGCTCCTACCGGAAAGGCAGGGAGTAGTGAATAGTGGTGAGTGGTGA
- a CDS encoding MarR family transcriptional regulator produces MGQNSVASALLYQVLQLMRIVKADLATGSGGVSVSPSQYRILRRLTEGEATVSELAEWNAVTLPTATKILDVLVERGWVERWRSKEDRRLVYVGLTEKGREVQAELEERATASIASVLNRLNEEDLAAVNQGVAALNQILAEEERGRLAQTSASSARD; encoded by the coding sequence GTGGGACAGAACTCGGTGGCTTCAGCTCTGCTATACCAGGTGCTCCAGCTCATGCGTATCGTCAAAGCGGATCTGGCGACGGGATCGGGGGGAGTGAGCGTATCCCCCTCCCAGTACCGTATCCTGCGCCGGCTTACCGAAGGGGAGGCGACCGTCTCTGAGCTGGCCGAGTGGAACGCAGTCACCCTGCCCACAGCCACCAAGATCCTTGACGTGCTGGTGGAGCGGGGCTGGGTCGAGCGGTGGCGTTCCAAGGAGGACCGCAGGTTGGTCTACGTTGGGTTGACGGAGAAGGGCAGGGAGGTACAGGCCGAGCTGGAGGAGCGGGCCACGGCCTCCATTGCCTCCGTGCTCAACCGGCTGAACGAAGAGGATCTGGCTGCTGTCAACCAGGGCGTAGCCGCCCTCAACCAGATTCTTGCCGAGGAGGAAAGAGGACGTCTGGCTCAGACGAGCGCGTCGTCCGCTAGAGACTAG